The Dama dama isolate Ldn47 chromosome 11, ASM3311817v1, whole genome shotgun sequence genome segment TCTGCAAAATCTGAAAATGGTAAAGTTATCACCCGGAAGTCACTTTGGTTTAGTCCTGCCTCTCTTGAGTCTTCGAGCATCTCATCTCCGAACCGGGCGCAATTCTGCCACCTTGAGTCACAACACCTGGATCTTCCTGGACGCATGCGTGAGGTTGTGGCCAGGGAGCGGGTGGTGGAAATCCAGCGGGACTGGAGCGGGACTCGGACTGGAGCTCGGTTTTTGAAAGTTACCTGgatgctggggggcgggggggggggggggggggtggagctgGGGGAGTTACCGGCTGCGCGCGCGCCGGCCCCGCCCTCAGCTTCTTCAGGCACCTGTTGGCTCGAGGGCCTACTAAACCGCAGCTGTCGCCCAATAGGCGGCCTCCCTGGCCCAATCCGGCCACGCCCACAGCCCGTATCCGCCAATCCCCGGGTGGCCGCGGGCCCTGTTCCTCGGAGGGCCCGCCCCTCTGAGCGCTTCTTCCGGGTGGGGCGCGGGGCCGAGGCGATGGCGCCCTGGGCGCTCCTCACCCCTGGGGTCCTGGTGCGGACCGGGCATACTGTGCTGACCTGGGGGATCACGTTGGTACTCTTCCTGCATGATACCGGTGAGCCGGAACCCTCGCGACCCCAGACCCACCCGACCCCGCGTGATTCCCCAGATGTTTGGGTCTCACTGAGTCCCTTGTCGAACCCCCCGGAGATCCTGGGATTTCCCCCTGACTCTTCCCGCGCCAgaggccccctccccacctctcatTCCAAGAGCCACCTGCTTTCCGCCTAATACTCAGTTGATCCCTAATTAATCCCAGAATCTTCCTGATCCCTGCCAGATACCCTTGTCTGTCCCAGGACCCACCCGGTGCCCACCTGATCCGACGACCTGCTCGAGACCCCATCTTCCCTGATCCTGGGACCCGCCCGACCCTTCCCAGGAATTGACTCCCAAGATTCCGAGGATCAACTAGATGAAGGGCTGGCATCCCGCCCACCCCATCCCTGCGTGGCCCTAGCTGCCCCAAGTCCGGGCTCCCCACCTTCAGGCAAGAGGACACGGCAGAGGGGAGCAGCCTGTCCCTCCTGTCCTCATCCCCGTGAGCGCTCATTCATTCCACCCACCCACTTCCATCCTTCCCCCTCTTTACCTGCCACAGGCCACCTCCAGCACAGGCTTTCGCCcttcctcaccaccaccaccacaacccccaccccttcctcctcaCTGCAGCCTAAGCTCCTGGACCAGGGTCATTCTCACTTTCCTCCCAAGACCTGAGTCTCCTCCACTGGCTTCACCCCTTAGCCTAAAAACCTGTTCAGTCTCTGCATTGGAAAGAAATCCCCCACTGCAATCTCCTTTTCTTCTCCACTCTCTTTTACAGTCAAGGGGCACCTGAGTTGTCCACACTCTGATGTCTGGCTAGCTCTCTCCTGCCTCTCCCTGCTCAGCCCTCCACCCCCTTCACCCAAACCTTCAGTCACCTCCATGGGCCGGACCCTGGAGGTGGCCTGGGCTCCCCTACAGCATTCCACCCTGACAGCCACACCCTTCTCTATCTGTTTCTTGTGCATCTCTTACCTGGCCAGCCTCTTTCCATCTCAGAGCCAGAGTCCTGCTCCCTGTCCCCCATATCCAGCCaagtctggtcccatcacccctTACCTCCAATCTGGTCAACCCCCTGCCATTACCCTTGCCCAGACACACTCCTCTCTGTGTCCTGGATAGGCCTCCCCTCTGATCCATCTTTACTTTAGCACTAAGAGGGCTTTCAGaaacatgcatgctaagtcgcttcagtcatatctgtgCAACCCTACAGGCTgtaacctggctcctctgttcatgggattctccaggcaagaatactggagtggattgccattccctcctccaggggatcttccccacccagggatggaacccgcatctcttatgtctcctgcattggcaggagggttctttattgttagtgccacctgggaagccgttcAGAAATATATCTGGCCCTGTAACCTTCCATGGTTGCCTACTGCCCTCCAGAGATAGTGTAGATTAactgctttttttctcttctcccaaACCTGAATTTCTCCCTCCTGCACCCTATGTAGTGGCCACACCCGACCATTTGTTAAACCCCATTTCCAGGCCTTTGTTCATCCAGGGACACACTTCCCGCCTCCAGTTGCACCCTCCCCCAACACGCCCGTTCCACAGTCCTGGCCTCACTCTCCCCCTCTGGCCTCTCCAGCACTGCGGCAGTGGGAAGAGCAGGGGGAACTGCTCCTGCCCCTCACTTTCCTGCTGCTCGTGCTGGGCTCCCTGCTGCTTTACCTGACCGTGTCACTCATGGACCCGGGCTACGTGAATGTCCTGCCTCAGCCCCAGGTAACTAGGAGGCCCAAACCCCTCCTCCCTCTACCAGGGAACTCAAGACTCCAGTGAGTCTCATGTTAGACTCAGCTGAGAGCTTTCCTAGGGAATCCCAAGGAATCATCTGGCCAGACCTAGGGCCCCGTCCTACAATAAGAAAATGGCCAAGGTCCAGAGAGGGGAAGTAACTGGCCAAAGTCACACAACCTCGCAGTCCAGGGCACCCTGCCCCACTCTGCCACCTCCATGACACATGGATGGGCCCCCAAATGTGCACACCCAGAGCTAAGCTGGCCCCCAAGGGAGACACCCACAAGTCTCAGCTGCCTCCCAAGGGacccccatctcatcctctgtcctccccactTTTCAGGAGGAGGCCAAGGAAGAGCAGACAGCCATGGTTCCTCAGGCCATCTCCCTTCGGCGCTGCGGATACTGCATGGTGCTGGTGGGTGATGCGGGGACCTCCGTGGGAGGACTCAGGCAAGGCCAAGACTTCTTGGCCTCACCCCCTTCCTCCAGGAAGGCCTCCCAGATGCCAGCCCTGACCTCCCACCCTCATTGCTGGGCCTAGAGGGGAGCCGGTGTTGAAGCCCAACTCCCTCTGTGCCCATAGCAACCCCTGCGGGCTCGGCACTGCCGTGAGTGCCGTCGCTGTGTCCGCCGCTACGACCACCACTGCCCCTGGATGGAGAACTGTGTGGGCGAGCGCAATCACCCGCTCTTCGTGGCCTACCTGGCGCTGCAGCTGGTGGTGCTTCTG includes the following:
- the ZDHHC12 gene encoding palmitoyltransferase ZDHHC12 isoform X2, producing the protein MAPWALLTPGVLVRTGHTVLTWGITLVLFLHDTALRQWEEQGELLLPLTFLLLVLGSLLLYLTVSLMDPGYVNVLPQPQEEAKEEQTAMVPQAISLRRCGYCMVLQPLRARHCRECRRCVRRYDHHCPWMENCVGERNHPLFVAYLALQLVVLLWALYLACPGGSGCGPAGSCSPPSCCCRSSPWWPACSWPRTSIWWPATRPPGSSSPPTASPTSASAPATPSTAA
- the ZDHHC12 gene encoding palmitoyltransferase ZDHHC12 isoform X1, with the protein product MAPWALLTPGVLVRTGHTVLTWGITLVLFLHDTALRQWEEQGELLLPLTFLLLVLGSLLLYLTVSLMDPGYVNVLPQPQEEAKEEQTAMVPQAISLRRCGYCMVLQPLRARHCRECRRCVRRYDHHCPWMENCVGERNHPLFVAYLALQLVVLLWALYLAWSGLRFFQPWGLWLRSSGLLFATFLLLSLFSLVAGLLLASHLYLVASNTTTWEFISSHRIAYLRQRPGNPFDRGLTRNLAHFFCGWPPGSWETLWAEDEEEEGSSQAV